TACAAGGAAGACGAACGGATCATACCAGGCAAACGTTAATCCCATTTCATACGAGGCATAACCCATAATAACGAGACCTGTGAATGCTCCTGCCAATGCCTCTGGCTCCATTGTTTCTAGCATCACTTGAAATAAATTATGAGCTGGACGCGTTAGTATTCGGTCCATCTCACCTTTAATAATATATTTCTCTTGAAATTCCCACAGATTAAAGAAAGTCGTAAAGATGGCATAAGGAACTAAGAAAAAACCGTAAATAAAAATGATTTCTTCCCGGCTCCATCCGTTAATGAGACTCGTATGCTGGAAAACCACCAAAATAAAGACTAGATTAACCACTTGGAAAATAAAATCGGAAATAATCTCATTGATGAGATCTAATCGATAGGCCATCTTCGTTTTCAGATATTGTTTGAGATAATCAAAGAACAGCTCCATATAAAACATGTACCTTAACCCCCCTGTACCACAAGGGTCTTTTTTGCACGGATCCATAGAAAGTAGAGTGGAACTAACAATACAAGTGCCCATGTTGTTTGCACGAGTAGAGCTCGCTGTACCGCTTCCCCTTCCGCTGCGCCCGTGAATATTAGCCCTGGAAGATAACTAATCGCTTGAAAAGGAAGGTATTCTAGTATGGATCTCGCCCACTCGGGATAAAAACTAATGGGAAGGATGAGTCCAGAGAACAAATCTACAATAACCCGTTTCGCTCTCATAATACCTTCATTATTTAGCAGGAAAAAGGCTAAGACTCCTGTAATCAGATTAAGTTCGGTATTAATAATAAAGCTAAACATTAAACTTACCCCATACAGCAACCAAGTAGCCGCATCACTTGGAAAAACGATCGGAAATAACAAGGAAACAATCAGCATTCCTGGAACGGAGAAGAAAAACAAACGAAACACCCCTTCTCCTAGGGCCTGCATCGTCTTCACCGCCAGATAGTTATAGGGTCTTATCATTTCAATGGCCACTTTTCCATCCTTTATCTCTAAGGCCATTTCGCGGTCAATATTATTGAAGTAAAACGCCCGCGCCATCCAAGAGACCGCAACATAGCTGGTCATCTGTAAAGAAGTCATTCCCCCCATGGAGGATTGGCCGCCATAAATGGCGTTCCATAAGAAATAGTAAGCACCAATATTAATACTGTAAACTAATATTCCCGAGTAGTAATTGACACGATAGGCCAACATCATCAGGAATCGAATCCGTATCATTTCTACATACATACTAAGCATAAGAAATTCCTTCTTTATAGATCTTTTGTACAATTTCCTCTGTGCTCGTTTCCTCGATGCGGATATCCTTTACATCAATATAGGGCGCGACACGTGAGAGAAGGTCAGAGACAGTAAGACTTGGACTGAGAAAATCAGCTTTAAAACGAATGGGATTCTCCTGCTTCCAGCCAATAGGCTGACCTTCTGTTAGGGCCGTCAATTCATCTAGCTCCACTTTTCTAGTAAATTCAATAACAGCACTTTTTCCTCCACCCCAATTTTCTCTTAACTCCTGAAGACTCCCGTCATAAATGATATTCCCCTCATCAAGCATGACCACACGTGAACAGAGAGCCTCAATGTCCGCGAGATCATGGGTGGTTAAAAGTACCGTTGTTCCATATTTCCGATTAAGCTCCCGCAGGAAGTCTCGAATCTTGAGCTTCACTAAAACGTCCAATCCGATTGTCGGCTCATCTAGAAACAAGAGAGGCGGATTATGGATTAAGGCTGCTGCCAGCTCACATCTCATACGTTGTCCTAGACTTAGCTTTCGAACTGGCCGATTAAGTAATTCTCCAATCTCGAGAATTTCTATGACTTCTCCCATGTGCTGTTTATAGTCTGCATCCGAGACTTTATACACTTTCTTGAGTAGACGGAAGGATTCTTGTACAGCAATATCCCACCACAATTGACTCCTTTGCCCAAAGACAACCCCAATCGTTTGCACAAACTCTTCCCGCTGTTTATGAGGATCCATGTCATTAATCCGAAGATAACCTGAGGTGGGTTGAAGAATGCCTGTAAGCATCTTGATCGTGGTTGACTTCCCCGCTCCGTTCTCCCCAATATACCCAACCATTTCTCCTGCTTGAACATCAAAGGAAATGCCATTTACAGCGTTAACGCTATGATACTCTCGTGAAAAAAGATCACGAAAGGCCCCAGCCAAACCCTCACGACTGTGGTAAGACTTAAATTGTTTAGTTAATTGTTTTACTTCTATTCTTAACATCTTCAAGCCCTTTCTTCTTCTGATTTATAAGTCACATATGGATACTGATTCATACTCTAAACCAGTAGCTTTCTTCTAATTTACTCGTTATGATACATAAGTATAGCATGTTTTTGGAGGGATAATATGAATCGCAGCAGATCAGTTGAGTTATATCAACAAGCATTAGAATGTATTGTCGGGGGGGTTAACAGCCCATCTCGCTCCTTTAAAGCCGTCGGCGGTGGCGCTCCTGTTTTTATGGAGAAGGCTCAAGGGGCTTATTTTTGGGATGCCGATGGGAATCAATATATTGACTATTTAGCTGCCTACGGGCCTATTATAACGGGACATGCCCACCCTCATATTACGGCCGCGATATGCCGGGCAGCGGAGAATGGAACTTTATACGGCACGCCCACGACTCTCGAAATACAGTTTGCCCGTATGTTGAAGGAAGCCATTCCTTCTTTAGATAAAGTTCGGTTTGTAAACTCTGGTACAGAAGCCGTCATGAGTACGATTCGCGTAGCAAGAGCTCATACTGGCCGTAATAAGATTATGAAATTTGCTGGATGCTATCATGGTCACTCTGACCTCGTTCTTGTAGCTGCCGGTTCAGGACCATCTACTCTTGGCATTCCCGATAGCGCAGGGATTCCACAGTCCATTGCCAGCGAGGTCATCACCGTTCCATTTAACGATATTGAAGCTTATGAAACCGCCTTGGAAAAGTGGGGAGATCAAGTAGCTGCTGTCCTTGTAGAACCAATTGTCGGCAACTTTGGCATTGTTCCCCCACATCCCGGGTTCCTAGAACAGGTTAACGAGTTAACGCATCGTTATGGAGCACTAGTCATCTATGATGAAGTCATAACCGGTTTTCGATTTATGTACGGAGGGGCA
The Ammoniphilus sp. CFH 90114 DNA segment above includes these coding regions:
- a CDS encoding ATP-binding cassette domain-containing protein: MLRIEVKQLTKQFKSYHSREGLAGAFRDLFSREYHSVNAVNGISFDVQAGEMVGYIGENGAGKSTTIKMLTGILQPTSGYLRINDMDPHKQREEFVQTIGVVFGQRSQLWWDIAVQESFRLLKKVYKVSDADYKQHMGEVIEILEIGELLNRPVRKLSLGQRMRCELAAALIHNPPLLFLDEPTIGLDVLVKLKIRDFLRELNRKYGTTVLLTTHDLADIEALCSRVVMLDEGNIIYDGSLQELRENWGGGKSAVIEFTRKVELDELTALTEGQPIGWKQENPIRFKADFLSPSLTVSDLLSRVAPYIDVKDIRIEETSTEEIVQKIYKEGISYA
- a CDS encoding ABC transporter permease; the encoded protein is MFYMELFFDYLKQYLKTKMAYRLDLINEIISDFIFQVVNLVFILVVFQHTSLINGWSREEIIFIYGFFLVPYAIFTTFFNLWEFQEKYIIKGEMDRILTRPAHNLFQVMLETMEPEALAGAFTGLVIMGYASYEMGLTFAWYDPFVFLVLVLSGVLLYGGVYTSIAAIGFFSDSKTGISPMIWNIQNYGRYPLDIYNNVIRFVLTWILPFAFVGVYPSSYFLGREELYTYVWLTPVMGLIFFGIGLFVWNLGVKNYRGAGS
- a CDS encoding glutamate-1-semialdehyde 2,1-aminomutase; its protein translation is MNRSRSVELYQQALECIVGGVNSPSRSFKAVGGGAPVFMEKAQGAYFWDADGNQYIDYLAAYGPIITGHAHPHITAAICRAAENGTLYGTPTTLEIQFARMLKEAIPSLDKVRFVNSGTEAVMSTIRVARAHTGRNKIMKFAGCYHGHSDLVLVAAGSGPSTLGIPDSAGIPQSIASEVITVPFNDIEAYETALEKWGDQVAAVLVEPIVGNFGIVPPHPGFLEQVNELTHRYGALVIYDEVITGFRFMYGGAQDLLKVKPDLTALGKIIGGGLPIGAYGGTKEIMDQVAPLGPAYQAGTMAGNPASISAGIACLEVLKQPGVYEELDRLGAMLEDGIATAASKYQIPLQLNRIKGALSTHFTDTPVTNYEQAEASNGEVFAKFFRYMLEEGIHLAPSKYEAWFITTAHTEEDIHRTISAVERSFSKM
- a CDS encoding ABC-2 family transporter protein; amino-acid sequence: MLSMYVEMIRIRFLMMLAYRVNYYSGILVYSINIGAYYFLWNAIYGGQSSMGGMTSLQMTSYVAVSWMARAFYFNNIDREMALEIKDGKVAIEMIRPYNYLAVKTMQALGEGVFRLFFFSVPGMLIVSLLFPIVFPSDAATWLLYGVSLMFSFIINTELNLITGVLAFFLLNNEGIMRAKRVIVDLFSGLILPISFYPEWARSILEYLPFQAISYLPGLIFTGAAEGEAVQRALLVQTTWALVLLVPLYFLWIRAKKTLVVQGG